aggtcttggctgatttcatttgattttccaatgatttcaagcaaagaggtacgtagtttgaagataggccttgatatacatccacaaatgcacctccaattgactcaaatgatgtcaattagcctatcagaagcttccagagccatgacatcattttctggaattttccaagctgtttaaaggcacagtcaacttaatgtatgtaaaattttgacccactggaattgtgatactgtgaattctaagtgaaataatctgtctgtaaagacttgttggaaaaattactttgtcatgcacaaagtagacgtcctaaccgatttgccaagactctagtttgttaacaaaatatGTCTGtcgtggttgaaaaactagttttaatgactccaacctaagtgtatgtaaacttctgacttcaaatgtatgtTATGAGACTGTTAGAtatcacttgttagatattactgcacccacaataacatctgctaaacacgtgtatgtaaccaataaaattttatttgaattaATGTATTGGCTCTTTTGAGAAggcaactacactgaacaaaaatgcaccttcgatggccactgtaCCGGTCAGATGGCAGATAGCAGATAGTGTGGGCTtcgtgtgggtgagcagtttgcagatgtcaacattgtgaacagagaaCCCCGCCGCCACCATGAGGCAATGGTATGGAcaggtataagctacggacaatgaacacaattgcattttcttgatggcaatttgaatgcacagagataccatgacgagatcctgagaccattgtcatgccattcatctgccgccatcacctcacgtttcagcatgacaatgcacggccccatgccgcaaagatctgtacacaattcccggAAGCTGAAAATGCCCCAGTTCTTCCAGGGCCTGCATACTCCCCAGACATGTCACactttgagcatgtttgggattctctggatcaacgtgtacgacagcgtgttccagttcccgctaaAATCCAGCagctttgcacagccattgaagagtgggacaacattccacaggccacaatcagccacttgttcaactgtcacactgcatgaggcaaatagtggtcacaccagatactgactggttttctgatccacacccctaccttttttaaaggtctctctgaccaacagatgcatatctgtattcccagtcatgtgaactccatagattaggccctaatgaatttatttcaattgacttatttccttatatgaactgtacttcagtaaaatctttgaaattgttgcatttatatttttggtctGTGTAAATTttaaaaatgcatttaaaaatgGCACTGAGTTCTGTGTCTTAAATCTAAAACGATGTTCCAAAAAATGCTTAAAATAAGGAAAAGCTGCACACACAAAAATATACATCTGTCGAAGCTGGAGGCTGGGGAAGTCAAGATGGAGGCTGGGGAAGTCAAGCTGGAGGCTGGGGAAGTCAAGATGGAGGCTGGGGAAGTCAAGATGGAGGCTGGGAAAGTCAAGATGGAGGCTGGGGAAGTCAAGATGGAGGCTGAGGAAGTCAAGATGGAGGCTGGGGAAGTCAAGATGGAGGCTGGGGAAGTCAAGATGGAGGCTGGGGAAGTCAAGATGGAGGCTGGGGAAGTCAAGATGGAGGCTGGGGAAGTCAAGATGGAGGCTGGGGAAGTCAAGATGGAGGCTGGGGAAGTCAAGATGGAGACTGGGGAAGTCAAGATGGAGGCTGGGGAAGTCAAGATGGAGGCTGGGGAAGTCAAGATGGAGACTGGGGAAATCAAGATGGAGACTGGGGAAGTCAAGATGGAGGCTGGGGAAGTCAAGATGGAGGCTGGGGAAAGTGCATTATTTGTTCGACATTGAAGGATGTTTTTGCAAGTGTCATTTTCTGAGAATCTTTCTGAAGACTTTTTGCAGACAATTTCTGGACTCGTTTTTTTATTTGCCTTTCTGTtctaaaaataaatatttgtattGTGTATTCTACTCCAATCACTGTCTCCTTCCAGGTATTTGCgccactcttctccctcccaaGTTAAGAACCTGTTGTCCTCTATGGCTACGGTATCCTTTATTGCCACAAATACCACACCATAGTACAACTCCAATATCTATCACTCTGCTGCCTTACACATGTAGATTATCCCAATGAGAAAATCTGGTTGAAATGTCATCATTTCAACACATTTAGTTACATTCATGTAGATTACAGCTTAATTCACAGTGTTCAAGCATTTGAAACAAACTATAAACTGGTCTGTGGTTCAAGTGGGCAATTTGGAAATGTTTACAGCAAGTAACACCTTGATTGTCTTGCATTACTACAATCACTTGCAATGTCTGTAcaaaggtgtgtgtctgtgtgctcatTGATGCTTACCCTGTATAAGGGGGTACTTGACCATTAGCATCAACAACCAGCGTAGGGTTGTCCCTGTGGTGTCTGTACCAGCAGAAAACAGGTTGGCCACAGAGGATATCAGGTTGTTGTCATGGTAGTGAGAGTTCTTGTTGCCAGATTCCTTATACATACAGAAAAAGCATTTTAAAAGGGGAGAAAATATTTGTTTTCCCCTCAAAAGTCTTGGTCTAGCAGTCTTTGCATTCTTTTTCGAAGGTCAAAAATGTGCtttcaaaaatgtgtttttacatATAACTTCtacacacattttacatacaaGGTGTAGCAGTCTTAGCTGCAGCCTCCAGAACACATACTCTGAGTGTACGGAACATTAAGAACAAATGCTGTTTCCATGGATTAGAccagggtgcaactcaatattaggaagatgttcctagtgttttgtacactcagtgtataccgCAGCAGCCTGGGTCCAATGCCATTTCAACATAATCTCTCCTATATTTTCTCCATTCTCTATCACATGGGCCATTTACCCATTCTCAATGCCCACTAAATTCCTAGATGTTATTCATTCAAagaattaaaatgttttattattgggggaatagatcagctttaatattgcagatggaagctacaatctatcaaTGTAAATGTcagcatcatttccaatcccccatattgtttttgtaaatatgtacagtccattcggaaagtattcagatcccttgactttttccacattttgtttatttatagcttaattgtaaaattgattacatacatttttttccctcaatctacacacaataccccataatgacaaagctaaaataggtttagacatttttacacatTTATAATGAAATagaaaatggaaatatcacatttacagggCTGAGATTCAttcctactacaccggcttcgATGCGCGTCTTatttggcagggcttgcaaactattacagactacaaagggaagcagagccgcaagctgcccagtgacacgagtcgaccagacgagctaaataacttctatgctctcttcgaggtaagcaacactgaggcatgcatgagagcatcagctgttccggacgactgtgtgatcaagctctccgtagctgacgtgagtaagacctttaaacaggtcaacattcacaaggctgcggggctagatgaattaccaggacgtatgctctgggcatgtgctgaccaactggcagatgtcttcactgacattttcaacatatccctgattgagtctgtaatactaacaggtttcaagcagaccaccatagtccctgtgcccaagaacactaaggcaacctgcctaaatgactacagacacatagccttttcccacctggacaaaaggaacacctacgtgagaatgctattcattgactacagctcagtgttcaacacaatAGCACCCTCAAAGATCATCATGAAGccaaggatcctgggactaaacacctccctccacaactggatcctggactaacTGATGGGtcgctcccaggtggtgagggtaggtagcaacacatctgccacgctgatcctcaacactggagcccctcaggggtgcgtgctcagtcccctcctgtactctgttcacccacgactggtgGCCTGGCATGaatctaacaccatcattaagtttgcagatgacaacagtagtaggcctgatcaccgacaacgacgagacatcctatagggaggaggtcagagacttggccaggtggtgccagaataacaacctatcaacgtaaccaagactaagaagattattgtggactacaggaaaaggaggaccgagcatgcccccattctcatcaacggggctgtagtggagcaggttgagagcttcaagttcgttactgtccacatcaccaacaaactagaatggtccacacataccaagacagtcatgaagagggcactacaaagcctattccccctcaggaaactaaaaagatttggcatgggtcctgagatcctcaaaaggttcgacagctgcaacatcgagagcatcctgactggttgcatcactgcctggtacggcaattgctcggcctctgaccgcaaggcactacagaagttagtgcgtacggcccagtacatcactggggctaagctgccttgatttgatttgatttacagtggcttgcaaaagtattcacccccttggtagTTTTCCTAATTTGTTGCTTTAAAACTTGggaggaaaatatattttttgggagGGTTTGTATAATTTAATTTACACAAGATCTATCACTTTGAAACGCGAAACTGCTTCAGctctttcaagttggatgggttccgctggtgtacagcaatctttaagtcataccacagattcacaattggattgaggtctaagctttgactaggccattccaaaacctTTAAATGTTTtctcttaaaccactcgagtgttgctttagagTAGTTCTAAACTAGAAAACAGGCATTATAGACAGGACAGGAGCAAGAGGGAAAACTCTGGTAGGTATGAATAAAACAAACTGGCAATAGACaaacagaacacaggtataaatacacaggggatattagggaagatgggcgacacctggagtggGGGTGAAAAATCAGGTGAAAGACAGGTgaaagatcagggtgtgacagaagctggttgagaaaatgcaaagctgtcatcaaaggcaaagagtggctttttgaagaatctcaaatatgaaatatatttagatttgtttaacacatgattccatatgtggtagtggtagtgtatatgagagagagcaagtgagcgAGAGAGctttttgaaatacattttattttattgtttcccctaaccctaccacccctcccctaattgaagtaaattaatggacaacaacactcgAGTGTTGTAAACACAAACACTCTATAATTTtgtttacttgatagctacctacacaaatagctagctagaacaaagtgttaataatacttccagcttatacagtacataatatctacattttatggacacaatgtattttaaaaatagtcatattttgtttgtttttaatcctctccttcagctaccctcaaacccacccatctatctctgaagaccattcagtttgatttatatttgccatatatttctaactgtgctgtttcacaaacgttctgaacctatatacattttaccaacacagtatattttacatgagtTATCTTGTTTTTAACTGTAGTGAGATTTCATACCTCCAGGGTTTGCTTTCGGACGAGGAACGAGTCCACAAAGCCTCTACACATGTGAGGGTTGAGAGTCTCCTTCAGCCCCCGCACCagctcctccatctccttcttgTTGTTCTCAATATTCTTCAACAAAAGCTTCTTGCTTTTCAGCCAAGGGCCCAGCCAGGGGAACATGTTGTACAACTATCTCCCCATAAAAAAGTAAAGCATGAATTACCCTCTTTTAGTCTAGTACACATTTGaataattatttaattaaatgtgaccagtttGCCATTATTCTCTCAGTGAGAAACAAAATAAACATAATGTACCTGTATTGAAACGGAGCCACTAATTCGGAGGTTGTCGTTGGCTCGTTTTACAGTGGCTTTGAACTTGGGGTCAGAGTATTCAAACCTGCTGCCGTACACAATGATGGAGATTATGTTGGAGACAGCATAATTCAATGGCTGGGATGTGTCGAATGCTTTACCTGTTACAAAGGACATCAGAAATTGAATTAGCAAACCTAGGGGGGGGGGAAATTATGTAACCTGTTTTTTGGTTTTCAAATCAGAACTACAAGTTCTTACCCTTGTGATTTTCAAACACTTCAATAAGGTAGTGAGATTCCTCTAAGATTTTCTCTTCAATCCTTGCTTGACAGAATATTGTCTAGAATGCAACAGTTAATCAGATTACAAGTTTCTCATATCCCACATTACCATGTCCATTGGTGAAATCATAGAACACAGGAAGCATGCCCCTGTCCCCAAACTCCTCTGCATGGTTGACCAGCGCCTGATTGACCGTCTTGTATCCTGCCAGGATGACCACTTTTGTGGGTCCAAAATGAACCGTGAAAACAGACCCATATTTCTTGGACAGCTGTAGAACATAAAATAAGACTAAATGCATGGTTTATTAAAGGTCCAGGACAGTGAAAATCATGTTGTTGGTCAAATTGGATGATATTTGAA
The window above is part of the Oncorhynchus clarkii lewisi isolate Uvic-CL-2024 unplaced genomic scaffold, UVic_Ocla_1.0 unplaced_contig_517_pilon_pilon, whole genome shotgun sequence genome. Proteins encoded here:
- the LOC139401323 gene encoding cytochrome P450 2K1-like: LSKKYGSVFTVHFGPTKVVILAGYKTVNQALVNHAEEFGDRGMLPVFYDFTNGHGKAFDTSQPLNYAVSNIISIIVYGSRFEYSDPKFKATVKRANDNLRISGSVSIQLYNMFPWLGPWLKSKKLLLKNIENNKKEMEELVRGLKETLNPHMCRGFVDSFLVRKQTLEESGNKNSHYHDNNLISSVANLFSAGTDTTGTTLRWLLMLMVKYPLIQGKHQ